A part of Microbacterium terregens genomic DNA contains:
- a CDS encoding ABC transporter family substrate-binding protein, with amino-acid sequence MKRISAAVALTAVGALVISGCAADGGGNSGDDSGLVEGSSITAAWNQAFFSMNGNTSFGNATANNNINYLVLDGFNYYNNTPELVQNTSFGSYELVSEDPLTVTYTVNEGMNWSDGTPIDAADLMLYWAAESRALDTPDFDPNDFIDPETGEFTEAFPADVVFFDSGATPTSGLGLVSETPVIGEDGRSVTITYDQPFVDWELTFATMGEMLPAHIVAKKALGLDDNEEAKTALLDAIENADDAALAPISAFWNSGFNFTEMPDDPELVTASGPYMISDYVADQFVTLTANPEYNGDNAPSIEEITIRFIPDPLAAVQALENGEVDIIQPQATADITTALDGIDGITVDTSLGGTYEHVDLQFDLGKNPENIFSNPLVREAFMKTIPRQEIVTSLIEPIIGDDAIVRNSQIFVPGAEGYDESVAANGSDAYADVDIAGAQALLAQSGITDTSVCILYASNNPRRVNEFALIQASANQAGFNVTDCGSEEWGGLLGTPGAYDAALFGWQSTSLGVTNSLPTFETGGINNLNSYSSPAVDEIVSKLNVEFDEQKKIDLQIDLDTQLWADFYGVTIFQFPEVTAISDRVTNVTSSILAPTVFWNAWDWEVTDAGAEE; translated from the coding sequence ATGAAGCGCATCTCGGCCGCGGTGGCTCTCACCGCTGTCGGCGCATTGGTGATCTCGGGTTGCGCCGCCGATGGCGGCGGCAACAGCGGCGACGACTCCGGTCTCGTCGAAGGCTCGTCCATCACCGCCGCGTGGAACCAGGCGTTCTTTTCGATGAACGGCAACACGTCGTTCGGCAACGCCACCGCCAACAACAACATCAACTACTTGGTGCTCGACGGCTTCAACTACTACAACAACACGCCGGAGCTCGTTCAGAACACCTCGTTCGGCTCGTACGAGCTCGTCAGCGAAGACCCGCTGACCGTCACGTACACCGTCAACGAGGGCATGAACTGGTCGGACGGCACGCCCATCGATGCCGCGGACCTGATGCTCTACTGGGCAGCCGAGTCGCGCGCGCTGGACACCCCCGACTTCGACCCGAACGATTTCATCGATCCCGAAACCGGTGAGTTCACCGAGGCCTTCCCGGCCGACGTGGTCTTCTTCGACTCCGGCGCGACCCCGACCTCCGGCCTCGGCCTGGTCTCGGAGACCCCGGTCATCGGAGAGGACGGTCGCTCGGTGACGATCACCTACGACCAGCCGTTCGTGGACTGGGAGCTCACCTTCGCGACCATGGGCGAGATGCTTCCCGCTCACATCGTCGCGAAGAAGGCCCTCGGACTCGACGACAACGAGGAGGCCAAGACGGCTCTTCTCGATGCCATCGAGAACGCGGATGACGCAGCTCTTGCGCCGATCTCGGCGTTCTGGAACTCCGGCTTCAACTTCACTGAGATGCCCGATGACCCGGAGCTCGTGACCGCCAGCGGCCCGTACATGATCAGCGACTACGTCGCCGACCAGTTCGTCACGCTGACGGCCAACCCCGAGTACAACGGCGACAACGCTCCGAGCATCGAGGAGATCACGATCCGCTTCATCCCCGACCCGCTCGCTGCGGTTCAGGCGCTGGAGAACGGCGAAGTGGACATCATCCAGCCGCAGGCGACCGCCGACATCACGACGGCTCTCGACGGCATCGACGGCATCACCGTCGACACCAGCCTCGGCGGCACCTACGAGCACGTCGACCTGCAGTTCGACCTCGGCAAGAACCCGGAGAACATCTTCTCGAACCCGCTCGTCCGCGAGGCGTTCATGAAGACCATCCCGCGTCAGGAGATCGTCACCTCGCTGATCGAGCCGATCATCGGCGACGACGCCATCGTGCGGAACTCGCAGATCTTCGTGCCCGGCGCGGAAGGCTACGACGAGTCCGTCGCGGCCAACGGCTCGGACGCGTACGCGGACGTCGACATCGCAGGCGCTCAGGCGCTGCTGGCCCAGTCGGGCATCACCGACACCTCGGTCTGCATCCTGTACGCGTCGAACAACCCGCGACGTGTCAACGAGTTCGCCCTGATCCAGGCCTCGGCCAACCAGGCGGGCTTCAACGTCACCGATTGCGGCTCGGAAGAGTGGGGCGGCCTGCTGGGCACGCCCGGCGCCTACGACGCCGCGCTGTTCGGATGGCAGTCCACGAGCCTCGGTGTGACCAACTCGCTCCCGACGTTCGAGACCGGAGGCATCAACAACCTCAACTCGTACTCGAGCCCCGCGGTCGACGAGATCGTCTCGAAGCTGAACGTCGAGTTCGATGAGCAGAAGAAGATCGACCTGCAGATCGATCTGGACACCCAGCTCTGGGCCGACTTCTACGGAGTCACCATCTTCCAGTTCCCCGAGGTCACCGCGATCAGCGACCGTGTCACGAACGTGACGTCGTCGATCCTGGCGCCGACCGTGTTCTGGAACGCATGGGACTGGGAAGTCACTGACGCCGGCGCGGAGGAGTAG
- a CDS encoding CPBP family intramembrane glutamic endopeptidase, with protein sequence MTSPTPPSPQRKAPAAASRTRLWWEIGIVLAVTVGQSALYSVLSLVRASLRTTPIGQQQTQLNPNRDAEVLWNVLYQFLGVVFALALVALVVYLLWEPGSNALRRIGLDFTRFGGDLGRGILLAAVIGVPGLGLYVVSRVLGLNVAVVASPLDAAWWTVPLLLLAAVRAGLTEEVIFIAYLFDRLRRLGWSWWTIILTTAALRGAYHAYQGVGAIVGNFVLGVVFGWCYRRWGRVMPLVIAHTLLDIVAFVGYPLAAALWPGVFAPSPSPTPSPSV encoded by the coding sequence GTGACCTCGCCGACCCCCCCTTCACCTCAGAGGAAAGCTCCTGCCGCGGCATCCCGAACCCGTTTGTGGTGGGAGATCGGCATCGTCCTCGCCGTCACCGTGGGGCAATCCGCGCTGTACTCGGTCCTCTCTCTCGTGCGCGCGTCGCTGCGCACCACGCCCATCGGGCAGCAGCAGACCCAGCTCAACCCGAATCGGGATGCCGAGGTCCTCTGGAACGTCCTGTACCAGTTCTTGGGCGTCGTGTTCGCGCTCGCGCTGGTCGCCCTGGTCGTGTACCTCCTGTGGGAGCCGGGCTCGAACGCGCTGCGCCGCATCGGCCTGGACTTCACGCGGTTCGGCGGCGACCTGGGGCGCGGCATCCTGCTCGCCGCCGTCATCGGCGTGCCGGGGCTGGGGCTGTACGTCGTCTCGCGGGTCCTCGGGCTGAACGTCGCCGTCGTGGCCTCGCCGTTGGATGCCGCGTGGTGGACGGTTCCGCTGCTGCTTCTGGCCGCGGTGCGGGCGGGGCTCACCGAAGAGGTCATCTTCATCGCGTACCTCTTCGACCGGCTGCGGCGACTCGGGTGGTCGTGGTGGACGATCATCCTGACCACGGCCGCGCTGCGCGGGGCGTACCACGCGTACCAGGGCGTCGGTGCGATCGTCGGCAACTTCGTGCTGGGCGTCGTGTTCGGCTGGTGCTACCGCCGCTGGGGGCGCGTGATGCCCCTCGTGATCGCGCACACGCTGCTGGACATCGTGGCGTTCGTCGGCTATCCGCTCGCGGCCGCACTGTGGCCCGGCGTCTTCGCCCCCTCCCCCTCGCCGACGCCGTCGCCATCCGTGTAG
- a CDS encoding ABC transporter permease, with translation MNTTVANEPGSRETEAIAQISIEQKETEGLSQGQIVRRRFFRHRGALVSMIVLALIVVMAFTSVGVNLWGLRITGWWQYSWEQIPPKINNGVPTLSLWPLQIGDHPFGQDEVGRDIFAVVMRGAQQSIMVMVIAGVVATTIGVVIGALAGYYRKWTDSVLMRFTDVIITIPLIVIGSVLGNTFGSLGAAVLGVVIGIFAWTTMARLVRGEFLSLREREFVDAARVSGARDRRIIFRHILPNAVGVIVVNATLLMAGAILLESALSYLGFGVQSPDTSLGKIVSDNQAAFSTRPWLFWWPGIFIIAIALCVNFIGDGLRDAFDPRQKKMPTERAMARAGRASGPIAPGSGTSASTEAASVTVGMQTAFTGDVVNFNDPRPEEPGDVQHQPLDPER, from the coding sequence ATGAACACCACAGTCGCAAACGAGCCCGGCTCGCGGGAGACCGAAGCCATCGCCCAGATCTCCATCGAGCAGAAGGAGACCGAAGGCCTCAGCCAGGGCCAGATCGTCCGCCGTCGGTTCTTCCGCCATCGCGGGGCGCTGGTTTCGATGATCGTCCTCGCGCTGATCGTCGTCATGGCGTTCACCTCCGTCGGAGTGAACCTCTGGGGCCTGCGGATCACCGGCTGGTGGCAGTACTCGTGGGAGCAGATCCCCCCGAAGATCAACAACGGCGTTCCGACGCTGAGCCTGTGGCCGCTGCAGATCGGCGACCACCCGTTCGGTCAGGACGAGGTCGGCCGAGACATCTTCGCGGTGGTCATGCGGGGTGCCCAGCAGTCGATCATGGTGATGGTCATCGCCGGCGTCGTCGCCACGACGATCGGCGTGGTGATCGGCGCCCTCGCCGGCTACTACCGCAAGTGGACCGACTCGGTGCTGATGCGATTCACCGACGTCATCATCACGATCCCGCTCATCGTCATCGGATCGGTGCTCGGAAACACGTTCGGAAGCCTCGGCGCCGCCGTGCTGGGCGTCGTGATCGGCATCTTCGCCTGGACGACGATGGCGCGGCTGGTGCGCGGCGAGTTCCTGTCGCTCCGCGAGCGGGAGTTCGTGGATGCCGCACGCGTATCGGGTGCCCGCGACCGACGCATCATCTTCCGCCACATCCTGCCCAATGCCGTCGGTGTCATCGTCGTGAACGCGACGCTCCTGATGGCCGGTGCCATCCTGCTGGAGTCGGCGCTGAGCTACCTCGGGTTCGGGGTGCAGTCGCCGGACACCTCGCTCGGCAAGATCGTGTCCGACAACCAGGCCGCCTTCTCCACCCGCCCCTGGCTGTTCTGGTGGCCCGGCATCTTCATCATCGCGATCGCGCTGTGCGTCAACTTCATCGGCGACGGGCTCCGCGACGCGTTCGATCCGCGCCAGAAGAAGATGCCGACCGAGCGTGCGATGGCCCGGGCGGGACGCGCGTCAGGCCCGATCGCGCCGGGTTCCGGGACGAGCGCGTCCACGGAGGCGGCGAGCGTCACGGTCGGAATGCAGACCGCCTTCACCGGAGACGTGGTCAACTTCAACGACCCACGGCCGGAGGAGCCCGGCGACGTCCAGCATCAGCCCCTCGATCCGGAGCGGTGA
- the gcvP gene encoding aminomethyl-transferring glycine dehydrogenase encodes MLSALGYDTVDALVRAAVPASIHANPRTTSDIPPAATEAEALAELRELASMNRVARPMIGLGYYDTFTPSVIARNVLENPSWYTAYTPYQPEISQGRLEALINFQTMVTDLTGLATANASMLDEPTAVVEGMLVARRGSKSASNVFLVDADAMPQTKAVLENRAAALGIRLQYTSYERATVEEVEAFGAFVQYPGASGRVWDPSDAVAAVHAQGGLVVVAADLLALTLLRSPGSLGADVAVGTTQRFGVPLGFGGPHAGYMAVRTGLERQLPGRLVGVSQDAAGNPAYRLSLQTREQHIRREKATSNICTAQVLLAVMAAMYAVYHGPDGLRGIATEVAQKAEALAERLRSYDLAVMSDAFFDTIRVVTPGPSRHVIDRARSRGYQLFWVNDATVGVSVDETTTADDLAAVAWAFGLPSADERGERDVPFLDATPLAGVADSLRRQDEYLTHPVFTTHRSETAMMRYLKQLADRDYALDRGMIPLGSCTMKLNAATEMAAVSWPEFSRVHPFAPEADVHGYLAMIEQLERWLAEVTGYDAVSLQPNAGSQGELAGLLAIRAYHRANDEPTRTVCLIPSSAHGTNAASAVLAGMKVVVVACDDAGNVDLGDLRAKIALHESELAALMITYPSTHGVYEQDVREITQAVHDAGGQVYVDGANLNALLGYARFGDLGGDVSHLNLHKTFAIPHGGGGPGVGPVAAKAHLAPYLPGHPFSQRADHAGGIFQGGAVSGAPHGSAGILPISWAYIRMMGLDGLRDATAAAVLAANYIATRLKDHYPVLYAGEGGLVAHECILDLRPLRDETGITVDDVAKRLIDYGFHAPTMSFPVAGTLMVEPTESEDFTEIERFIEAMIAIRAEALAVAAGEWPAEDNPLGNAPHTAEAVVAAEWAHPYSRELAVYPVRSLVRTKYWPPVRRIDQAYGDRNLVCACPPVEAFA; translated from the coding sequence ATGCTGAGCGCTTTGGGATACGACACCGTCGACGCCCTGGTGCGGGCCGCGGTTCCGGCATCCATCCACGCGAACCCGCGTACGACGTCCGACATCCCGCCCGCCGCGACCGAGGCCGAGGCGCTGGCGGAGCTGCGCGAGCTCGCCTCGATGAACCGGGTCGCGCGCCCCATGATCGGACTGGGGTACTACGACACGTTCACCCCTTCGGTGATCGCGCGGAATGTGCTCGAGAACCCGTCGTGGTACACCGCGTACACCCCCTATCAGCCCGAGATCTCCCAGGGCCGGCTCGAAGCGCTGATCAACTTCCAGACGATGGTCACCGACCTGACCGGGCTCGCGACCGCCAATGCGTCGATGCTCGATGAGCCCACGGCCGTGGTCGAAGGGATGCTGGTGGCCCGCCGCGGCTCGAAGTCGGCGTCGAACGTGTTCCTTGTCGACGCGGACGCAATGCCGCAGACGAAGGCGGTGCTCGAGAACCGCGCCGCTGCCCTCGGGATCCGCCTGCAGTACACCTCGTACGAGCGGGCCACCGTGGAAGAGGTCGAAGCGTTCGGCGCCTTCGTCCAGTACCCCGGAGCATCGGGTCGCGTGTGGGATCCCTCCGACGCGGTGGCTGCGGTGCACGCGCAGGGTGGGCTCGTGGTGGTGGCAGCGGATCTGCTGGCGCTGACACTGCTGCGCTCGCCGGGTTCGCTCGGTGCGGACGTCGCCGTGGGCACGACGCAGCGGTTCGGCGTACCGCTCGGGTTCGGCGGCCCGCACGCCGGATACATGGCCGTGCGCACCGGACTGGAGCGTCAGCTGCCCGGCCGGCTCGTCGGCGTGTCCCAGGATGCCGCAGGCAATCCCGCCTATCGGCTCTCGCTGCAGACCCGTGAGCAGCACATCCGTCGCGAGAAGGCGACCTCGAACATCTGCACGGCGCAGGTGCTGCTGGCCGTGATGGCCGCGATGTACGCCGTCTACCACGGCCCCGACGGGCTTCGCGGGATCGCGACGGAGGTCGCGCAGAAGGCCGAGGCCCTCGCCGAGAGACTCCGCTCCTACGACCTCGCGGTGATGTCCGATGCGTTCTTCGACACGATCCGCGTCGTGACGCCCGGTCCCTCACGGCACGTGATCGACCGGGCCCGGTCGCGCGGGTATCAACTGTTCTGGGTGAACGACGCGACCGTGGGCGTCTCGGTCGACGAGACCACCACGGCCGACGACCTCGCCGCCGTCGCGTGGGCCTTCGGGCTGCCCTCGGCCGACGAGCGGGGCGAGCGGGACGTGCCGTTCCTGGACGCGACGCCGCTGGCCGGTGTCGCGGACTCGCTGCGGCGCCAGGACGAGTACCTGACGCATCCGGTGTTCACCACGCACCGCAGCGAGACCGCGATGATGCGCTATCTCAAACAGCTCGCCGACCGTGACTACGCCCTGGACCGAGGCATGATCCCACTCGGCTCCTGCACGATGAAGCTGAACGCGGCCACCGAGATGGCCGCCGTGTCGTGGCCCGAATTCTCGCGCGTGCACCCGTTCGCGCCCGAGGCCGACGTGCACGGCTACCTCGCGATGATCGAGCAGCTCGAACGCTGGCTCGCCGAGGTCACCGGCTACGACGCGGTCTCGCTGCAGCCCAACGCGGGCTCGCAGGGCGAGCTCGCCGGGCTCCTCGCCATCCGCGCGTACCACCGCGCCAACGACGAGCCCACGCGCACGGTGTGCCTGATCCCGTCGTCCGCGCACGGCACCAACGCGGCATCCGCTGTCCTGGCCGGCATGAAGGTGGTCGTGGTCGCGTGCGATGACGCGGGCAACGTCGACCTGGGCGACCTCCGGGCGAAGATCGCGCTGCACGAGTCGGAGCTGGCGGCGCTGATGATCACCTACCCCTCGACGCACGGCGTCTACGAGCAGGACGTGCGGGAGATCACCCAGGCGGTGCACGACGCGGGCGGCCAGGTGTACGTGGACGGCGCGAACCTGAACGCGCTCCTCGGCTACGCGCGTTTCGGCGACCTCGGCGGGGACGTATCGCACCTGAACCTTCACAAGACGTTCGCGATCCCGCACGGCGGGGGCGGTCCGGGCGTCGGTCCGGTGGCGGCCAAGGCACACCTCGCACCGTACCTTCCGGGACATCCTTTCTCGCAGCGCGCCGACCATGCGGGCGGGATCTTCCAGGGCGGCGCCGTGTCGGGTGCACCGCACGGCTCTGCCGGCATCCTGCCGATCTCGTGGGCATACATTCGGATGATGGGGCTGGACGGCTTGCGGGATGCCACGGCCGCCGCGGTTCTGGCGGCCAACTACATCGCGACCCGGTTGAAGGACCACTATCCGGTGCTCTACGCCGGCGAGGGCGGCCTCGTCGCGCACGAGTGCATCCTGGATCTGCGGCCACTGCGGGACGAGACGGGCATCACCGTCGACGACGTCGCCAAGCGGCTCATCGACTACGGCTTCCATGCGCCGACGATGTCCTTCCCGGTGGCCGGAACCCTCATGGTCGAGCCGACCGAGTCGGAGGACTTCACCGAGATCGAGCGGTTCATCGAGGCGATGATCGCGATCCGCGCTGAAGCGCTCGCCGTCGCGGCGGGGGAGTGGCCGGCTGAGGACAACCCGCTCGGGAACGCGCCGCACACGGCCGAGGCGGTCGTCGCGGCGGAGTGGGCGCACCCCTATTCGCGCGAGCTCGCCGTCTACCCGGTGCGCTCGCTGGTGCGGACGAAGTACTGGCCGCCGGTGCGCCGGATCGACCAGGCGTACGGCGATCGCAACCTGGTGTGCGCGTGCCCACCCGTGGAGGCGTTCGCCTAG
- a CDS encoding ABC transporter permease has translation MASFIIRRLIASIFVLFAATFLMYVLTAFSGDPLEDLRQGNAPNKAELIESRTKLLNLDVPPPLRYFLWLGGLFRGDFGVSIQNQPVNAMLGNAITATLTLVTTATIVAIVLGIIVGIVSALRQYSGFDYSVTLVSFLFFSLPIFWVAVLLKQYGAIQVNNWLSDPRISVPVIIVGSLVTGLLWMSLIGGRWKRRLIVLGISAVATAAVLTFLSVTEWFADPSIGIVVYSVLALGTAFGITAISTGLRNRKAVYASLAVAVLGIALYFPMMNYILNGMTLWFFLVLIVLTIVVSAAIGWFFGAPDRGPVMRTAAIVGVLVAGLIALDKYMSYWQAYANSSRIRGRPIATVGASTPGLGGNFWVQGIDLFTHLLLPTIAIVLISFASYTRYSRASLLEVMNQDYIRTARAKGLTQRTVIVRHAFRNALIPITTIIAFDVGAIVGGAVITETVFGWTGMGRLFVDGLSAHDPNPVMAFFVVTGTLAVLFNLIADLVYAALDPRIKVG, from the coding sequence ATGGCTTCATTCATCATCAGGCGGTTGATCGCATCGATCTTCGTGCTCTTCGCCGCGACGTTCCTGATGTACGTGCTCACAGCCTTCTCGGGCGATCCCCTAGAAGACCTGCGGCAGGGCAATGCGCCCAACAAAGCCGAGCTCATTGAATCCCGCACCAAGCTTCTGAATCTCGACGTCCCGCCCCCGCTGCGCTACTTCCTGTGGCTCGGCGGCCTGTTCCGCGGCGACTTCGGGGTCAGCATCCAGAACCAGCCGGTCAACGCCATGCTGGGCAACGCGATCACCGCCACCCTGACGCTGGTGACGACGGCCACGATCGTCGCGATCGTACTGGGCATCATCGTCGGCATCGTCTCGGCGCTGCGACAGTACAGCGGCTTCGATTACAGCGTCACGCTGGTCTCCTTCCTGTTCTTCTCACTGCCGATCTTCTGGGTCGCGGTACTGCTCAAGCAGTACGGGGCGATCCAGGTGAACAACTGGCTGAGCGATCCACGGATCTCCGTTCCGGTGATCATCGTGGGTTCGCTTGTGACGGGTCTGCTGTGGATGTCGCTCATCGGCGGCAGATGGAAGCGCCGTCTGATCGTGCTCGGCATCTCGGCGGTGGCGACGGCCGCCGTGCTGACGTTCCTGTCCGTCACCGAGTGGTTCGCCGATCCCAGCATCGGGATCGTCGTCTACAGCGTGCTGGCGCTGGGCACCGCGTTCGGTATCACGGCGATCTCCACGGGGCTCCGCAATCGCAAGGCGGTGTACGCGTCCCTCGCGGTGGCCGTTCTCGGGATCGCGCTGTACTTCCCGATGATGAACTACATCCTCAACGGGATGACCCTGTGGTTCTTCCTGGTGCTGATCGTGCTGACCATCGTCGTGTCCGCCGCGATCGGCTGGTTCTTCGGCGCTCCCGACCGCGGACCGGTGATGCGCACCGCGGCGATCGTGGGCGTCCTGGTTGCGGGTCTGATCGCCCTCGACAAGTACATGTCGTACTGGCAGGCGTACGCGAACTCGAGTCGCATCCGGGGCCGGCCGATCGCGACGGTGGGAGCGTCGACCCCCGGTCTGGGCGGCAACTTCTGGGTGCAGGGCATCGACCTGTTCACGCACCTGCTGCTGCCGACCATCGCCATCGTCCTGATCTCGTTCGCCAGCTACACCCGCTACTCTCGCGCGAGCCTGCTCGAGGTCATGAACCAGGACTACATCCGCACCGCCCGGGCCAAGGGCCTCACGCAGCGCACGGTCATCGTGCGCCACGCGTTCCGCAACGCGCTCATCCCGATCACGACGATCATCGCGTTCGACGTGGGCGCGATCGTCGGAGGCGCGGTCATCACCGAGACCGTCTTCGGCTGGACCGGTATGGGCCGGCTCTTCGTCGACGGGCTCTCGGCACACGACCCGAATCCGGTGATGGCGTTCTTCGTCGTGACCGGCACGCTGGCCGTGCTCTTCAACCTCATCGCGGACCTCGTCTATGCGGCCCTCGACCCGAGAATCAAGGTGGGCTAG
- a CDS encoding ABC transporter ATP-binding protein: MTDTTGIGAEIAASHRALPERILEVQNLGVEFWVEGEFYPAAIDMNYVVRRGEVLAIVGESGSGKSTSSMALLGLLPENARVTGSIKLLERELRGVDDSTLRALRGNEIAVIFQEPMTALNPVYTIGFQIVEALRSHNGSLAPSEAKARAVELLSLVEMPNPEQSFDKYPHQLSGGQRQRAMIAQSISCDPLLLIADEPTTALDVTVQAEILDLLRNLHKRLDSAIILITHDMGVVADLADRILVMKSGEVVESGTVDEIFHAPQHPYTQQLLAAVPHLGLGVLEEADASVVELIAEDPAVPVIAQIRERASEAAEDVDAKPPVLSFEDVAIDYPKRGRIPAFRAAEHIDLEIHAGEILGLVGESGSGKTTLGRAAIGLLPIAEGKLTAVGTDISKATQKDLRAIRRRTGIVFQDPASSLNPRMPIGQSIGEPLLLAGEAKGKELDRRVETLLDQVELPRSYRNRFPHELSGGQRQRVGIARALALAPELLVADEPTSALDVSVQARFLELLQEIQGRLQFACLFISHDLAVVDILAHRIAVMHLGKLVETGTRDQILRGASDPYTQRLIAAVPVPDPEEQRIRREARALLLEAESSAG; this comes from the coding sequence ATGACTGACACCACGGGCATCGGCGCTGAGATCGCCGCATCCCACCGGGCCCTGCCCGAGAGGATCCTCGAGGTCCAGAACCTCGGAGTCGAGTTCTGGGTGGAGGGCGAGTTCTACCCGGCAGCCATCGACATGAACTATGTGGTGCGTCGTGGCGAGGTGCTCGCCATCGTCGGCGAGTCCGGCTCGGGCAAGAGCACGAGCTCGATGGCGCTGCTGGGCCTCCTTCCCGAAAACGCCCGCGTGACCGGCTCCATCAAGCTGCTGGAGCGGGAGCTGCGCGGCGTCGACGATTCCACGCTGCGGGCACTGCGCGGCAACGAGATTGCCGTGATCTTCCAGGAGCCGATGACCGCGCTGAACCCCGTCTACACGATCGGCTTCCAGATCGTGGAGGCGCTGCGCTCGCACAACGGCTCCCTCGCACCGTCCGAGGCCAAGGCCCGCGCCGTCGAGCTGCTCAGCCTGGTCGAGATGCCGAACCCCGAGCAGTCCTTCGACAAGTACCCGCACCAGCTGTCGGGTGGTCAGCGCCAGCGCGCCATGATCGCCCAGTCCATCTCGTGCGACCCGCTGCTGCTGATCGCGGACGAGCCCACGACGGCGCTCGACGTCACCGTGCAGGCCGAGATCCTCGACCTGCTGCGCAACCTGCACAAGCGCCTGGACTCCGCGATCATCCTCATCACACACGACATGGGCGTCGTCGCGGACCTCGCCGACCGCATCCTGGTCATGAAGAGCGGCGAGGTGGTCGAATCCGGCACCGTCGATGAGATCTTCCACGCGCCGCAGCACCCGTACACCCAGCAGCTGCTGGCCGCCGTGCCGCACCTGGGTCTGGGCGTCCTCGAGGAGGCCGACGCGAGCGTCGTCGAGCTCATCGCCGAAGACCCCGCGGTGCCGGTGATCGCGCAGATCCGGGAGCGGGCGTCCGAGGCCGCGGAGGACGTCGACGCGAAGCCCCCGGTGCTCTCATTCGAGGACGTCGCGATCGATTACCCGAAACGCGGCCGAATCCCCGCGTTCCGCGCGGCGGAGCACATCGACCTCGAGATCCATGCGGGGGAGATCCTCGGCTTGGTGGGGGAGTCCGGGTCCGGCAAGACCACGCTGGGCCGCGCGGCGATCGGGCTGCTGCCCATCGCCGAGGGCAAGCTCACCGCGGTCGGCACCGACATCTCGAAGGCGACCCAGAAGGACCTGCGCGCCATCCGCCGGCGCACCGGCATCGTCTTCCAGGATCCGGCATCCTCCCTGAACCCCCGGATGCCGATCGGCCAGTCCATCGGCGAACCGCTGCTTCTCGCGGGGGAGGCGAAGGGCAAGGAGCTCGACCGGCGGGTGGAGACGCTGCTGGACCAGGTCGAACTGCCCAGGTCGTACCGCAACCGCTTCCCGCATGAGCTCTCGGGGGGCCAGCGCCAGCGCGTCGGGATCGCCCGCGCCCTCGCGCTCGCGCCCGAGCTGCTCGTCGCCGACGAGCCGACCTCGGCGCTGGACGTGTCCGTGCAGGCACGGTTCCTCGAGCTGCTGCAAGAGATCCAAGGTCGTCTGCAGTTCGCCTGCCTGTTCATCAGCCACGACCTCGCCGTCGTCGACATCCTCGCCCACCGCATCGCCGTGATGCACCTGGGCAAGCTCGTCGAGACGGGGACCCGCGACCAGATCCTGCGCGGCGCATCGGACCCCTACACGCAGCGCCTCATCGCCGCCGTGCCCGTGCCCGACCCGGAGGAGCAGCGGATCCGCCGCGAGGCGCGTGCTCTGCTCCTGGAGGCCGAGAGCTCCGCCGGCTGA
- a CDS encoding PH domain-containing protein, with protein sequence MAFQEVLYRPVLGRTLAVVTAVVCALGAVVLFWTDGMAGIRYVWPIALVAFAAWALFWRPSLRVQEHGITVENVLRTYFVPWPAITSLDTRYALTLHTVSGRVGVWAAPAPGRHRTLGLASKDFDGVGASARGAHGSLRPADAITTPSGNLAQVIRGHWERLRDAGAFAYGVDPDAMTVTWHRATITVAVVLAIASLVGLLI encoded by the coding sequence ATGGCGTTCCAGGAGGTTCTCTACCGGCCCGTACTCGGGCGAACCCTCGCCGTCGTGACCGCGGTGGTCTGCGCCCTCGGGGCGGTGGTGCTGTTCTGGACGGACGGGATGGCCGGCATCCGCTACGTGTGGCCGATCGCCCTGGTCGCGTTCGCCGCCTGGGCGCTGTTCTGGCGTCCCAGTCTGCGGGTTCAGGAGCACGGCATCACCGTCGAGAACGTGCTGCGCACGTACTTCGTTCCGTGGCCAGCGATCACCTCTCTCGACACGCGCTACGCGCTCACGCTGCACACCGTCTCCGGGCGCGTCGGCGTGTGGGCGGCGCCCGCCCCCGGCCGGCACCGCACGCTCGGCCTCGCGAGCAAGGACTTCGACGGGGTGGGCGCGTCGGCACGTGGCGCGCACGGCTCGCTGCGGCCGGCCGATGCCATCACGACCCCGAGCGGCAACCTGGCGCAGGTGATCCGCGGCCATTGGGAGCGTTTGCGCGACGCCGGCGCGTTCGCGTACGGCGTGGACCCCGACGCGATGACCGTGACCTGGCACCGGGCGACGATCACGGTCGCGGTCGTTCTCGCGATCGCCTCGCTGGTCGGTCTGCTGATCTAG